The Megalobrama amblycephala isolate DHTTF-2021 linkage group LG1, ASM1881202v1, whole genome shotgun sequence genome segment aaagttgaaattatgaaaaagtcatgacatactaaatcataattatgagattaaaaaatctaaattattagataaaagtcgaaattatgactttcCATGTAATTAATGtctttctgtcataattttgacttagaatgtaataatttcaactttatatcataattatgacttgcaAAAGCAAGATTTTTCTTTTGTATGTggcagaaatgggcttccatactATTATCATATTGCCGCCATTCTATTGTATTtaagttacatttattttatcatgGTAAATCTGCTTTGCGTTGTGACAACAACACCCTATAAAGagtaaaatcactgtaacacACGGCCTCTCATCATTTATCTCTCTCAATAGTGTTTTTATACAAATATACGAGACAAGaaacaaatgtattaatattcatattaaactGCATGTAAAAGTGTTTGTTGCTGTGTTTCAGGAAGGCCGTGTCAGCGTCGGAGCTGTCGAATCTGGCGGTGTACGTGGCGCAGGACTGCACAGGTCAGTCTGACAGGAAGCTGTAATGAATCTGTGCTCATCTGGACACAACACAGACTTTATTTTAGCAGTGCGTCTcattaaatgtgtttatgcTGTCATGTCATTCTGAGACACACGTATTAGCAATGACCTCACAGTGACACCATTTCAGTGTTTTGTGATGTAATGTTTATGATTTTGACAGAGGCTTCCCAATTTTCACAACAATATTCACTTGCTCATGATTTACTGCATATGAATTAcggatacatttttaaaataatattttactcaCAAATTCTTGctgataaaatattttcatgctTGATATAACTAGGAAAATGTATATTCATTGTAAAAATTCATTATACTTTTCAAAATGTGGAAACATCAcgaaatcacacttttaaaaggaaaaaaaacttgAGAGGGtgaattaaaatatctttaatttTAGTTGTTTTAGCTAATTTTAACGCTTGGTTTCTCTTATTTTAAGTTATGTTAAGGCCCTCTGGTtcacagagaaaaaaataacttgctataattatgaaattgctagtaaattcacaaataattagatagaaaagacaagtaaacattgcgtttaaagtgaaataacactgaaatagtgttttcttgtaaaacattcACCAGTAATGatttgtttataataatatttttttgtccatGGACATTCAgttgaaaaaaataactgaatATTCTTTTAGGAGAAGATATTCACTACTACTACTGTTTCATCCAGTTTCATAACATCCCAACAGATTTAATTGAACGTAATTTTAGCGGCCATCTTAAGAAAAAGCAGAACTTTTCTCTGATCATCACATGACAAACAAACCTCCACCAGCACAAAAACATCaataaacacataaaacaaGTACTTAATCCACTatattcccaaactttttttgtcaCTCGAACACCTTTTacttataatatttaattgaagagatttaatattttaataatttaacaacacatcCGCATGTTCACAGTTCTCTCAGTGACATGACATGCCTACttttttagtaaatgttttatttgatttgtgtttatttaaaaatatttttgaattttacatttttgtgatttaattGTTCAATTTTCATCAATTTGCAAACCCCAGTTTGGaaaacatatatacataaacattCTTTGCATACCATATTAACTGTGATTTCTGCCACAAGTTATTGTTATTATGGTAAAACTGGTAACTTGCTATGAGGCAATGACAGGCTTTTAATGAGATCCAACTTTAATGGTAACAATAAGTGTAGTATCTGATATTTTGGCACATTTCTGTTCAACTCAACACTaaatctctctgtttctctgtaGTGTACATTGGAGACGTGTTAAACCTGTGCGGGACGTCCCATACGGATCTCTCAGCGAGGTCTGGGTGGAAGTCGCTCGTTCTGCTGGTGCCTGTGCGTCTGGGGTCGGACACGTTGAATCCCGCTTACACCCGATGTGTCAAGGTTCgttacaacacacacacatgaaatgATTTTGTGATGCTCTAAGCTCATGTTttctctgtctgtgtctgtagAGGTTGCTGGAGCTGCGCTGCTGCATGGGAATCATCGGAGGGAAGCCCAAACACTCGCTGTTTTTCGTGGGATTCCAGGGTGAGTCACGTGACGAGCGTGTGATTTGTGTGTCTGTGCCAATCGCTCATcatctgtgtgtttgtggtttTCTGTGTACCTCATGCAGATGATCAGCTGATATATTTGGATCCTCATTACTGTCAGACTGCTGTAGATGTCAAACAAGTCAACTTCCCTTTAGAGGTGAGCGGATATTTGAAGGAAAGTTTGCCTGAAATTTAATGTAGTCACTCTCAGATTGTCCTcaaaatatacataataatatacataaaaatatccaattttaaaatgtgatgtaTTGTGAAAACGCTGTACAAATAAACTCGAATTGAATCCAGTTGAATATATTAATGCCTGTTTTTTGTCTCGTGTTTGTTAGTCGTTTCACTGTAAAAGCGTCAGGAAGATGCCGTTTAACCGCATGGACCCCAGCTGCACGGTGGGCTTCTATGCTGAAAGCAGGGCAGATTTCCAGACTCTGTGTTCAGACGTCACTAAGGTGAGAGAAAGACAAGCACTCGCTGCAAAACTGAAACATATCGGCCATTTAACCCCCAGATCATGGAGAACATACAGCACATGCTCGACACCAATGGCCTTCAGGTTCACACATATGTGAGCTGTGATTGGTCGCTTCACATGTCagtcaaaaaaacaaagttaAAGAGCTCCTAGATTCAGTGTGAAGTGTGACACTGTGGTCTGATACTATGGTTTAACGTTCGAAAGTAGAGAAATCAAGACGGACATGAATATTAGTATTGTATTAGTATTTTACTGTtcttctgtaaaataaaattatttttatgattaaatactgatttaaaaaaaaaaaaaaaaatcgtactgtACAATagtattactatagtaatatttctttattgatttaattttttataatttaataaattaaaaatgaaattatagcttatattttatttttatattattattattattattattattattttataattattattatttactcttTACAGAAACTAATGTCTGGTCTATGGTTTAACATTTGAAAGTAGAGAAATTAAGACATTAGTATCGTAATTTTGCtgttctgtaaaataaaattattattattatgatgcagtattattattattattattattaataaatactgatttattattattttacagtacaatagtattactatagtaatatttcttgatttaaatattttatttaataaattaaaagtaaaataattataatttatttttatattattttataataataatatttattatttactctTTACAAAAACTAGTGTCTTGATCTTTGGTTtaacatttgaaagcagacaaATTAAGACAGAcattagtattgtaattttgctgttctgtaaaataaaattaatttgatttttattaagtacatattttttatttatcagtACAATAGTATTATTACTATAGCAATATTTCTTTATTGATTTAATtctataattaattaaacaggCTCTTGTTCTATGGTTTATTTTTGAAAgcagagaaattaataaatattttataaatattttctgttctgtaagatattattattattattattattaaatactgattttttttatagtatAATTGCATTATTACTGTAGACATATCTTTATTgatgtataaaatattttattaaaaattaagtttattaacaaaaataaaaaatatatttaaaaaatatttattaatattattaccattCTTTGTCACATTTTTCACTCCTGATAAGTTTGCATCATTGTAATCTGAAACTTTCTCTTCCTTTTTCCGTTCACGGACAGGCTCTGACCTCATCCGAGGAGAAGTACCCGATCTTCACGTTTGTGGAGGGTCATAACGAGGAGGACAGCGGCTGTTCCTCTGACTCAGTTGCTCACATAAAGACAAATAAAGGCAGATCGGGCCGAATCAAAAAGAAGAGCAGCATGGACGATTTTGTGCTCCTGTAATACACAGACTCTACTTCCTATTTGTTACTCCAGTACTTCCTCAAGTGTGCATCATGTGACAGGGGCTGCCACACTCTCTGGCATGTCAAGGAGAGTGTCCAAAACAGACGGCGAGTCATTAACAGGGTTTTTCCGAACTGCTGCTTGTTTTTCTGTTGCTGCCGTGTGTGAACGCATCATACAGGAGGATGTGATGAGGTCTGCATGCGTTGGTGAGCAGGTGGCTAAGCAGATTAACACGGATGATGCTAATGACAGCAGACAGTGAGGCTCTCGGACAGACGAGAGGTGCAGACGTTACTCTTTGATGGGATTTAAACACTGTGATTTAGTCAAAAAAAATTTATCTGGTAAAGCACCAAACTACTACTGACAACATGAATTCAACCTTCACAGAATTTGCATTGATAATACATGTTTTCTGgtcttgttttctgaacaaaccttttatttaaaaaaataaaataaaatattgaacaGTGGTTTGCGAACCCAAGTTTGGGAAACCCagttttattctatttttaaaagaaaaaaggtttttatcatttttcaacaaaatataaaaaattgccACTTGCCACTTTTCATCTGAAGTCACAAATCCCTTGTATTTTTTAACTCCTCCCCTCCAGTTACTTGTCCAATAGAGACTAGCCAAACCTTGTACGACTGAATCGTTCATGTTAGAAGATATTTTACCCAAAACAGAACTTTTCAGCAAATGTTCTGAACTGATATTGCAGCATTTCGACATCAGGTCCTGTTTGCAGAAGACAAACAAATGCCATTCAGTTGTATGGCAGTGGTGTCCAATCCTGATCCAGGAGGGCGGAGTTTAGCTCCagccccaattaaacacacctaaaccagctaatcaagaGCTGTGTCCTGAACATCACCctctatacccttaaatagtgCATTATTTGAGGGAACaaccatttgtagtggtgtccgaaaccatagtggactttatcgagtgcactcattcaatcccacaatgcaccgcaataaTGAGTGTAGAATCGATGTACGCTCAAACGGccagagaatacccataatgtaCTGCAACAGTCGCGAACGAATTTCCGCATTctgaccagaagatggcgccgtcagctgaatcatccatccattttccaaactgctGGTCCAATGTAGGTATTGCGTAAAAGGCATACAGGCATAAATTCACTTTTAAGtgattgtttaattaaggtttatacatgctAGTTTTCATGACAGTgttcaagataaatcttttcattactaatggagctgccagtttgctacATTGCAGATAATCATTAAACggcaagcacaaactatgcaaaagcggACAGCCCTTCAGGTGCATTCAATGTCTAAATTCACTTACTGAGGACTGAATGAAAACGGGTATAGGGGTGATTTAGAACACAGccaaggtcttcaggatcacTAGAAACTTTCAGGCAGGTGTGTTAGGACTACTGCTACCTTCACATGCTATCAAAAATATCGTAAATACAAGTTTTCTAGTCAGAAATTGGACATGAACGGCCTCTCAAGTCATATTTATGACTGGGAAAGCAGATTATAATCTCCATTTGATGCATATTGTATGAATTTTAACAtagcaaaaacagcatttatttgaccaaaattccAGAATCATCATCAAGCTGACTAGTGCTGTGAATGTAGCCCATATATGGTTGTCAATGAATGGGAcactacattttattaaaaatccaCAGGATGCTAATTAAATATCTTCAAAACTTTTTGTCTTTAATAAAATTTCCCCAAAAAATAGGCGTGAATGAACCTGCCGTCCTCCGTGATTCCTATTCTTATGGACAACAAAGTAGTTGAATGCTACGAACttgtaattatgactttagAAGTGGGAAATATGAAGTTTCCGATCGCATGTAAAGGCAGCATAAAGTgaccctccaggagcaggaggATAAACCTCTGGTTTGCGGGAAGGCTGTACTGTATGAGTGGACTACCAAGAGTGTCTGATCCCAGTTAAACACGTGCAAATCCTTGATATAGATGTTTTATCCAGGACTGGAGTTCAGATGGTGCAGTCATTTCATCTTGGTTCGACTCCACCAGACTTGGTCTGCGAAGAGCTTCTGGAGCGCCGTTGGCCAAAACCAGGCCTGGGACCATTTCAGGGTTCAGTCAGCTGGAGCAGCTCTCATATCTCTCCCGTACTGCTTGAAGTACAAGTGTGAGTGATACTGAAGCTCAGGCAGCATCATCCGAACGCAGAACCCCTGATCCTGGCAGCGAGAGGTTCCCCCGCACCTCGTATCCCACGATGGTGACTGACTCTGTTTGCCGCGGGCGCAACAGGTCCTCCAGCTCCGCTGGTGGAACCGCAACCCTGGAGACGCATTTCCGCCGAATGTTCTCCGTAGAGTCCCTGAGTCGCGCCGCCTCCACTTTCAACTTCTCCAACCCATACTGAGCCGCCTTCTCCCAGAACACCTGCACGAAGAAGTCGTAGAGAAGTGTGTCCAGGACATTCCATGATCGCACTTTCGCCCGTATGTTCTCATCCAGCTCTGTCACGCTGTTTCCTGCACGAGCGTTGAGCCGAAGGTAAGCCAAATCCTCATGCTCCAGTCCAAGAAGAGCTCCCAGGAGAACCAGGGACTCATCAAAGTGCTCGGCAATCATCACCAGGTGAAAGGCCTCCTCCAGCTGGGCCAGGTCCTCCGGCCAGGAGCCGTTCCACTTCTGGTTGTTGAGCCCCATGTCAAAGCTCATGGGGTTCTTGGCTAGTCCGTTCCGGGGTTCTTTCGGGTCCCAGAAAGTCTCCGGAGAGTCCAGGAACACCTTGAGCGCAGGTTTGCCTTCACTGGCAGCGGCTCGGTGTGCACTGAAGAATGCTGGCACGGTGGAGGTGTGGTATCTGAAGACCGACTCGAAGGTCTTGATTGGGTCTCGTAACAGCGTGATGAAGACCGCGTTCTGGGGCATCACCTTCCTCACCTGGGGCAGGTCCAAACGCATGTGACTGCACAGCAAGTCAAACTGAGACGAACCCTCGGGCATCTCGTCTACAAACGCCACTCTAAATCTGAAAGGGAGAGAGCAAGAATGAAGCACTTGTTTGGTTTAAAGCTCATTAACCTTTGAACAGCGCTTAATGGTCTGAAGGGAGAGGTCAAGAATACGTTGTGAATGACTGACTTGCTTAGTCCATCCAccctatatttatatacattatgCAAGTTATACAACAAGCCCCATCCTGTAACTAATTTGCTATCACATTCATCTTTCTGCACTGACAGCAATTCAAAGCTATGTTAACAAAAGCTACACCTAGAGTAAATCATAAGTATGTCATTATAGTATAGTAAATGTTTTTTGGAGGCTTTTATGGacttatatttttattacatttgtcAATTGGCACAAAAGTAGCCATGTACTGTATGCTAACAAACCAATTTgatagcaaaaaataaaatgtatttcattttcATATTGATTATAATAAAGTAGATGTTTAAGGCTTTATGGATTGGTCTTTTGGCACCTTAGATTGATTAGCATAGCACGAAAATATCTTTCTCCATTGacccattcaaaacaaaatatgcaaataatttGTAcgtatttcattatattatagtaGATGTATTTTCAAGGCTCTTAAAAGTGTGAAATGGATTTTTTCTCCATCTGCTGTCTTTGACTCTTTATAGTCACTAGTGAAGAGTTTGCTGCTGCCTGAGACCAAAGACTGCATCAGCAGGTCATGTACTTCCAGAAGatcctgcactgtgatcaatGGGAACAGGTACACTTGACTGTGTGTGGTTAAATTTTTGCAGGTACTGAAACTTAGTTGGGAAAGTAATGTGCATCATGCATTGTGCTCGTACCTGTCTGGATAGTTAAACTGGTATGTGCGGTACGGAAAGGCAAAAGTGGAGCTCTCTCTTTCCCCGAGTCGAAACAGGATGTTCTGCACAGTGCTTCCTCCCGTCCGGTGTGTTTTAAGGAAGACCACGGGTGGGTGTGCTCTCTGCCGCTCGGCTCTGGCGGCCGGTGTGTGTTTGGCTGGTTGGTGTGGGATTGGTGTGTGTTTCTCGGCAGCTTTTCTCTGGTTCCTTCTGTCTGCTGTAGGTCTCAGTCCATGAGTTCTGTAGGGGGAACCTTCAGGTTAGATGTGagattttataataataaaataatttagtttAGTTAGGAAACAGACACTGACAGatatttctgggtgaactaaccctttaaacccaGTGTTAATAGGGAACCTGCAAAGGAT includes the following:
- the LOC125274197 gene encoding LOW QUALITY PROTEIN: galactose-3-O-sulfotransferase 2 (The sequence of the model RefSeq protein was modified relative to this genomic sequence to represent the inferred CDS: deleted 1 base in 1 codon); its protein translation is MGLRWLWRHRVRALLAVLVIFLLLTLLATRSLQNNRTHGLRPTADRRNQRKAAEKHTPIPHQPAKHTPAARAERQRAHPPVVFLKTHRTGGSTVQNILFRLGERESSTFAFPYRTYQFNYPDRFRVAFVDEMPEGSSQFDLLCSHMRLDLPQVRKVMPQNAVFITLLRDPIKTFESVFRYHTSTVPAFFSAHRAAASEGKPALKVFLDSPETFWDPKEPRNGLAKNPMSFDMGLNNQKWNGSWPEDLAQLEEAFHLVMIAEHFDESLVLLGALLGLEHEDLAYLRLNARAGNSVTELDENIRAKVRSWNVLDTLLYDFFVQVFWEKAAQYGLEKLKVEAARLRDSTENIRRKCVSRVAVPPAELEDLLRPRQTESVTIVGYEVRGNLSLQDQGFCVRMMLPELQYHSHLYFKQYGRDMRAAPAD